CAAGCCGGGTCTCCTTCTGCTGTCATCATCGAGAGGACGTGGAGGCCATTGGACAAACCCAGATCAATCTCTGGGAGCCTTCCATAAAGCTTCACTGAGGCGACACTTGCCCCCTCAAGTCGCTAGAATGCTCTTGGCCATCGCTCTCCGTCACTGAAAGTGCCACACCAAACCTTTCGCTTACCTTCAACGCGCCAACTCCACTCGATCATCAACGTCCACTCACCGCGTGGGTTTCCCGGCGATCCGTCACGCCTAAGCCTTGGCTGTACAGCTCCGAATTCAAGGAAGATGGCTGAGCCATACGCCTGCCATATGCGACTTACCGGCAAACCGATCAGCGGAGCAGAGAAGGCGGCGAAGGCAGAAGAATCGATTGGATCATCGGGAGTCATTCAGGCAGTCTAACTTGGGCTGGCGAAAAACGGGATTATGAGAAACTTCGACCTTGAACTCGCCGCAAACCGGACTTTGCAGGCAGCACAGACCGCGTGTTCAGGCCGGGTTCTCATTGCTTCAGCGAAGCGCGTTTTTTGGTACTAATCCTTTGTCCAAGCTCGATTAGCGCATCGGTCTCCTAACCAAGTAGGAACGGGAAGGTACAGCGCCACAGTCGAAGTGCTCATCTCTGAATGCTGTTTCGTTATCCGCAATCCTCGTTCGAGATGGCCTCTCATTGGAGGATGGCGTACCATTTACCATCCGAACAGGAACCCCCCGCAATGACAAGAATAACGACTCTTCCGGCTCTTATCCGGCTGCTCGCGGCGGTCCTTACGGGTGCCTTCCTTTGGCAAATGCTCGCGGTCACCAACCGAGAAGTCATTACCAATGATGAAGGCTTTCACACCTATGCAGGATATCGCTATTGGCAATGCGCCGATTTTGGAGTGAATCCAGAGCATCCTCCGTTTGCGAAGATGGTTGCCGGATTGGTGCTTCAAATCGCGAAGATCCCGGCTCCGAGTGGGCCTTGTCCGGTAGTCTCCACGGCTAAGGGGTCAGGGTATGCAGATTCGGCGGAGTGGCTTTACAGCGCCACTGGTCCGAGCGCGGGAGCGAAGATCGATCGAGTGATTCCGCTCGCGCGTCGCGGGATGGCGACATTTGCACTGCTTCTGGCACTAACAGCCTTCTTCTTCACCCGAAGAATGTTCGGTGATCTCAGCGCTCTGGTAAGCCTCTCTCTCATCGCTTTCGAGCCGACCCTTGTAGCACACGGCTCACTCGTCACCACGGACATGGCGCTTTCAGCTACGAGCCTTCTCGCGGTGGCGTCATTTTTCCTGTTTCACCGGCGGCGCACTCTTCTGATGCTTCTGCTGGCCGGGTTCTGCTGTGGCTTCGCTCTCTCCGTGAAACATTCAGGAGTTCTGATCGTCCCGACACTTCTGCTCTTGGCCTTCGCGGAGCTCGCGTTTGATTGGAACCGCGGTGAGCAGTCGCGAACAAGCAAGGTATTGAAGGAAGCGGCGGCCGTTCTTTTCATTCTTTTCTTAGGCTTCGGGGTTCTTTGGGCAACTTATCACTTTCGCTATGCGGCCAGACCAGATGGGGCTCAGATGGCTATGTCACTAAACGACTTCATGGCGGATACGCGAGCTAAGGAAAACCACAGCGTCATCCTCAAGACGATCCCATTTCTTGCGCATCACCATCTACTCCCAGAGGCATATCTCTACGGCTTCGTTGATGTCCTCAGCATTTCCGATCCTGGCCAATCCGCATTTCTGTTCGGGCATTTGTATCCCCACGGCGTTCCCCACTACTTCCCGTGCGTCATCCTGATCAAAACCACGCTTGGAATGATCGGCCTCGCTCTCCTTTCTCTACTTGCGTTCAGAAAACACAGCTTCGACATACGGCCCTTCTACTTTCTGGTTCCCAGCTTAGTGTGGCTACTTGCGGGCATGGTCAGCACACTGAATATTGGATATCGCCACATCCTCCCTGTGATCGCGCCAGCTTGTTGCCTGATAGGTGTGGCGGTCGTCCACCTTTGGCGAACAAACGGGCGTTTCGTGCGTTCAGCTATCGCAATCTCGATGGTGGCGCACGTCGCTTCATCGCTTGCTGCATTTCCAAACGAGCTCGCTTATGGCAACGAAATCTTTGGAGGGGTTTCAAACAGCCACAAGCTCCTCACGGACTCAAACAACGATTGGGGGCAGGCCCTCCCGCAGGTCGCGACATGGTTGAAAGACAATCGAGTCTCCGATTGCTCGTTTGCCTACGACGGCTTCGCAAGGCCGGACCATTCAGGTATCGGTTGTAAGCGCATCATCGCCAATCTTTTCGAGCTGAATGGAGATAAGGGCGAAGCCCAATTGTCTAGGGTCCAGTCCGGAACCTTCATTATCAGTGGTCTCAGCTGGTCAGGCATCGAATGGGAGCGTCCTGATCTCAACCCATACGAGGTGTTCCAGAAAGCAAAGCCCCGCGCAGTCATTGGCGGCGCAGACATGGTTTACACCGGGACCTTCGATATGAGCAGAGTGATAGCCATCAACCAACTCGCTGAAGCGATGAGGCTGAACGGCGAGAAACAGTTTTCTCAAGCACTCGAACCAGCTAGAGCCGCAGCGCATGAGATGCCCACTAGCTCTTTTGCACATTTAGCGCTTGCAAATGCGTTGGCTGGACTCGGTCTGAATGATCAGGCCCATCAGGAATACCAGAAAGCCGAGACAATCGAGGCTTCCCAACCAGAATGGTATTTCCTTCAGAGAGCCGAGATTCGTGCAGGCCTCGCTGCCACTGGCCACGCTTCCCGTTAGCCGCGAGATGATTTTACCGAGTCGGCTCGGAAGAACCTTCCTAGATCTCTTCCAAAGCCCGCCCGCCATGTGATTCAGCCGCTGCAAAATCTGCTAGATGCCGCAATCGCGGCCTTGTGAGATTTCCGCAAAACGAGGTTTTCGGAAACTACGATTTTGAACTTGCCGCAAACCTGACTTTGCAGGCATCCCCTCGACAACCTGAGTTGTCGTGGGTGCCCGAGATGCCGGCTTCTCGCCACGTGATTTTGAGCCCTCAAGTAAGATGACCGGTTGCTGCGGGAGAGCTTTGCGGGGGAGGATAGCGGTTCGCAGGAGCCTCGTAGAGGAACAAGAGGACGGAGTAAGGTGTCTATAGACATGAGGCCTCGTAAGAGCCGATGCGAACAACTCATCATCGATTGCAGAAGATTGCACCTCCTCTGGCTGCTGCCTGGATAGCGATCACCGTGTTATCTCCTCGACTGACAATCGCGCAATCCGGAAGCAAATGCACGGTGTTCGGTACTCCGCAAGTCAGCCCTGCTCTCGTGAAATTAGAGAGTGTTGCGACCCTCTCCGCCTACAAAAAAGGCATCCCAATTCATGTCACCCTGACCGTCCGAGCTGGCCAAGAGGGTGTCTATCTGCCAGACTTCTTTGGGGCTTTCCAACAAACGTGCAGTCATGGCTTTGCGACTGAGGTACTAACCCTTCAAGGCAGAGCTGCCAATCCGAATTTGCCAGGATGCGCCTATACAGGTGGGGCTCCGAAGATTAGATACGTCAAGCTCAAGCCTGAAGAGATTCGCACCTGGAAAATCGATCTTCCAACGAAGGCGATCGCTCCTGGCCAGTACTGTCTCTATGCGGAATACCTGAGTCCTGAAGAGTTGATCGGCTGGTCCGTGAACTTGCCTGATGACAAAGCATTAGTGGCCAAAGGTCGGATTACTGCTACGCCGATCGCAATTGAAATTCGGTGATTGACACTCATCGTCGTCCCATTCAGCGGCCATGACGCCTCGATCTACTTCGCCAGTCGTGTAATCGGGATAGTGCTCATACTCTCACCCGCATTTGTGCTTGTTTGCGGCGGACTTCTTTTGGTCCTCCTCGAATCGATATACGCGGATGTTCATTGGACCTCGAAATATCCTGTTTGCGTTGTCATCTCATCGGCGGTAGTGTTTTTATGCGGTTGTGTCACGGGTGGCGTTTGGCTGCGAAAGTCAAACGGCTAGCTGAAGTTGCCGAAAACCCAGACTTTGCAGGCACAACGGAATAGCGTCGGTGCAACGAGGAGATTACGTTTGATGAGGTTGCGCGGATCGGGGACTGGATGTCCGCTGTGCTCTAAGCCGGCATCCAGCCCATTTCGATCATAAGAATCCACACCACAACTGTGTTTACTGCACTGTAAGTGTCAGGTTGGTCGAGGTCTTTGTACCGGTGGTCGCATCCTTTGCAGTTACTACAATTGTGTAGCTCTTGGCAAGCTGGCTAGATGAACCATTGCTGCTGCAACCGCTCAAGCTAATCGCCGCGAATGACAGAGCCGCGAAGGCCAGCATCGCCGATTGGCGCGGTATCTGCCGAAGCCGCTTGCGCATCCCTACCAACGGCAGCAATAACAATCCAAACGCCACCGGCGCGAAGGGCCGTGTGGAGGGGGACTTCTCATCACGAGCCGTTTGGCTATTGCTGGTCTGAACAGCCAATGTAACCGAGGTCGCCCCACTCCCTGCCGGAAGTGTGGCCGGCGAGAAGGTCGCAGTTGCTCCAGTGGGCAGACCGGTTACGCTGAAGGCTACTGGATCTGGGAAGGTGGTTCCAGAACCCGGGGTTAGCATGAGGGTGTAGCTTGCTGCTCCCCCCGGAGTGGTTGTGGCACTGCCAGAACCAGGACTGGAACCGGGCGCAAGTGTGAAGGTCTGTGCGGCTATTGTAAAGCTCGTGGTCGCTGTGGCTGGAGCATAGCCGCCGCTGGCGGCTTGGCTGGCATTGAGTACCACGGTGCCTGCTCCTGTCAGCGTGACTGTCAAACCAGAGATGGTTGCGGGGCCGCTGGCTACCGCATAGGTGACTGCTCCACTCGAAGCCGAGGTTGCACTGACAGTGAATGGTGCATTGCCATAGGTTTGCGATGCGATCGCGGCGAAGCTCAGCGTTGGCACAACTGGCATCACGGTGAAACTGCTGGTCGCCGTCGCCGCACCATAGTTGCCGCTGGCAACCTGGCTGGCGTTCAGTATCACGGTGCCTACTCCTGTCAGCGTGACTATCGAACCGGAGATGGTTGCGGGGCCGCTGGCTACTGTATAGGTAACTGCTCCACTCGAAGCCGAGGTTGCGCTGACGGTGAATGGAGCATTGCCATAGGTCTGCGATGCGATCGCGGCGAAGCCCAGCGTTGGCGGGTCAAGTGCAGTTCCGCTCAACGCGATACTCTGCGTAGTGTAGCCGGGTGCCAATGCGTTAAGGTTGGTATCCGTCAGGACCAGCGCTCCATCGATGTTGCCCCCGATTGCCGGTGCAAAGCTGACGAGCAGCTGACAGGAGGCACCCGCTGCCAGCGTTCCTGCCGCCGAGGAACTGGCCCCAACAAGCGGGCATGCTGTTGCCCCCGTACTGTTCAGAGTGAAGTTCGTCGAGATACTCGGATTGTTCCCTGAAGCTGGAACCGGGAAGCTCAGCGGAGTATTGCCGATGTTCTCAACCGTCACCGTCTGGGCATCGCTCGTCGAGCCCGCAGTCGTCGCAAAGCTCAGACTCGATGGATCGGCGAAATCTAGTTTTACGACACTATTAGCTTGAGGGCTCGAGGCAAAGACATTACCGCTCCCATCGACCGCAATACCTGCGACGCCATTCACAGTGGCAATCGTGCTTTGGGTGTAAACGCCTCCCGACAACGTGTACTTATAAATAGCGAAGGGTTCCCCTGTATAGACGTTGCCGCTGCCGTCAACAGCGACCCCAAGGCCGGAAGTGCTCGAAATCGTGCTCTGGGTGTAGCTGCCGTCGGACGGGGTCTCCTTGTATAACGGCGAATCTCCGTTCCGGCTAGCGTAGATATTGCCATTACCATCTACCGCAAGCCCAAAAGCATAAACGGCTCTAGCAATAGTGCTTTGGCTATAGCCGCCGGCGGTTAATGTTTCTTTCAACACCCCGTAAGCAAGACTTCCGATATAGACGTTACCGCTCTCGTCAACAGCCACCGACTCCACATTGCCCAGGCCGGTGAAAGCAGCGCTTTGCGTATAGCCCCCTCGACTTAACGGCGTTTCCTTCAACACCTCCGTGGCATCTTGATCTGCAATATATACATTGCCGGCCCCATCCACCGCCACGCCAACCGGGTAAGCCAGACCGGTGGCTACCGTACTTTGCGTATAGCCGCTCCCTGTCCAGGTCTCCTTCACGACCGCGTTCTGGGGACTATAGGCACTGACGGCCTCCGCAATGTAAAGACTGCCAGCGGCGTCCTCTGCGATGGCGTAGGGGCTAACCACGTTGCTAAAGGGCAAAGTGTTCTGCGTACCTGGCAAGAAGTTCGCCTGCGGACCCGAGCCTGTGCCATGAACGTAACCAGTGGCAATCACATCCCCCGAACTGGACTGTAGCACCGCCGCGCCGTACCGGGTCCCGATCGACTTCGGCGTAAAAGTAACATTCACTAGGCAGCTTTCGCCGTCGGTGTACGTGAAGCTTGTCCCAAATGTAGTGCAGGTTCCTGTGGCTGTATCTGTGAAGTCCAGGCCCGCCGCGCCCTGGGTCACCACTGCTGGCTTGCCAATAGTGCCAGTGGTATCGAAGGTAAAGATCAATGAGACCGGTGAGTTTGAACTGCCAACGTTGATCATGCCGAAGTCTCCGGCTGACGGCGTCACTTTTAGTAAGCTGTTGTAAGTCGAGATAAAGACATTACCGCTCCCGTCCACCGCAACATAAATCGGAACCACAAAAATATAAGCACTGCTCCCGACCAAGCTTTGGGTGTAGCTGGCACCTGAAGGCGTCTCCATCAATACTTGACTGGCCTCCCGATCTCCAGGAGTCCCGTAGACAGCAATATAGACGTTGCCGTTTCCGTCCACCGCGACACTGCTGGGATAGTTCAGACCGCTGGCGATCGTGCTTTGGGTGTAGCTGCCATTCGAGAGCGTCTCTTTGAAGACCTGGTTGTTACCTCGATCGGCAATATAGACATTGCCACTTCCGTCCACCGCCACGGCATCGGGAAGAGAGAGATTGCTGCCTATCGTGCTTTCGACGTAGCTGCTTCCTGAAGGCGACTCCATCAGTACCCGACTGCCCTGCGGATCGGCGACAAAGACATTCCCGCTCACATCCACGGCGACGCTCCAGGCTATACCCACATTGCTGCTGATCGTACTCTGCGAATAGCTGTTACCAGACAACGTTTCTTTCAATAACCTACCGTTGTTCGAATCGGCAATATAGACGTTCCCGTTGGAATCTACCGCAACTCCCAAGGGCGAATTCAGACCAGTGCCTATCGTGGTTTGCGTGTAGCTACCACCCAGCAGTGTCTCCTTCAACACCCGATTGTTACCTGAATCTGCAATATATAGAGTGCCGCTCGCATCCACTGCGGCTTGCCGTGGATTGGTTAGACCGGTGAATGGCATAGTGATCTGGGACCCACTGAAATGGGCGGTCTGTGCATATGAGACTGAGCACACCACCCCCACTAGGACCGCCAGAACGATGCAACGTGCGGCCTCCACACCCACCTTACGAAGATGTCCAAACACAAAGTAAAAACGTACGAACGCGGCGAAATTGATCACGGAGACTCCCAGAAAAAGCAATTTATACAAAGGACGTGAATAGGGGGACCGCACTGGTCTAGTTACATGTGGCGAAACGCTGCTTCAGAATCAAGGAGACATCAAACTCTCCAGAGAACCCACAGTCTCAAGCAGAGCCGGAGCCGCCAACAGAATGCGACGCAAGTATTGTGGATACGGGAACCGAGCCAGAAGAAA
This Tunturibacter gelidoferens DNA region includes the following protein-coding sequences:
- a CDS encoding ArnT family glycosyltransferase translates to MLAVTNREVITNDEGFHTYAGYRYWQCADFGVNPEHPPFAKMVAGLVLQIAKIPAPSGPCPVVSTAKGSGYADSAEWLYSATGPSAGAKIDRVIPLARRGMATFALLLALTAFFFTRRMFGDLSALVSLSLIAFEPTLVAHGSLVTTDMALSATSLLAVASFFLFHRRRTLLMLLLAGFCCGFALSVKHSGVLIVPTLLLLAFAELAFDWNRGEQSRTSKVLKEAAAVLFILFLGFGVLWATYHFRYAARPDGAQMAMSLNDFMADTRAKENHSVILKTIPFLAHHHLLPEAYLYGFVDVLSISDPGQSAFLFGHLYPHGVPHYFPCVILIKTTLGMIGLALLSLLAFRKHSFDIRPFYFLVPSLVWLLAGMVSTLNIGYRHILPVIAPACCLIGVAVVHLWRTNGRFVRSAIAISMVAHVASSLAAFPNELAYGNEIFGGVSNSHKLLTDSNNDWGQALPQVATWLKDNRVSDCSFAYDGFARPDHSGIGCKRIIANLFELNGDKGEAQLSRVQSGTFIISGLSWSGIEWERPDLNPYEVFQKAKPRAVIGGADMVYTGTFDMSRVIAINQLAEAMRLNGEKQFSQALEPARAAAHEMPTSSFAHLALANALAGLGLNDQAHQEYQKAETIEASQPEWYFLQRAEIRAGLAATGHASR